The following are encoded together in the Populus trichocarpa isolate Nisqually-1 chromosome 5, P.trichocarpa_v4.1, whole genome shotgun sequence genome:
- the LOC7454336 gene encoding zinc finger protein 11, with protein sequence MVKKFPQGSSTVKDKWEKNNAIFQGEHSSVFSWPQRNYSCSFCKRQFISAQALGGHMNVHRRDRAKLRQLPSWFFKCPKYPTTNPNPDHLLSSSSKFLPYPDDHTHDHSPYLSSFSSPCCREKKSIVECHESKDLTKKKNNAGAVFGVGELKKNFAQECDQLEVLRRNEIINLDMEMGCEDPKEVLDLELRLGLLV encoded by the coding sequence ATGGTCAAGAAATTTCCACAGGGAAGCAGCACGGTTAAAGACAAATGGGAGAAGAACAACGCGATCTTTCAAGGAGAGCATTCAAGCGTTTTTTCATGGCCTCAAAGAAACTACTCATGCAGCTTTTGCAAGAGACAATTCATCTCTGCTCAAGCACTTGGGGGCCATATGAACGTTCACAGGAGAGATAGAGCCAAGCTGAGACAGCTACcttcttggttttttaaatgTCCAAAGTACCCTACTACTAATCCGAACCCCGATCATTTACTTTCTTCGTCTTCTAAGTTCTTGCCGTACCCTGATGATCACACTCATGATCATTCTCCATACCTGAGTTCTTTCTCTTCACCTTGTTGCCGAGAAAAGAAATCCATAGTTGAATGTCATGAAAGTAAAGAtttaacaaagaagaagaacaatgcAGGAGCTGTGTTCGGGGTTggagaattgaagaaaaatttcgCACAAGAATGTGATCAACTTGAAGTTTTGAGGAGAAATGAGATTATTAACTTGGACATGGAAATGGGGTGCGAAGATCCGAAGGAGGTTTTGGATTTGGAGCTTCGACTTGGCCTTTTAGtataa
- the LOC7476897 gene encoding transcriptional regulator SUPERMAN produces MESSNQHDEDSKSSSDEEITDRSYQDTGTGRSYECVFCKRGFTTAQALGGHMNIHRKDRAKSRPSSVPSFSSKVDEDFPSFRGYPPLQSYPAHYPTPHEHLYPFGEDICRGSLSQQIDPSHVDDNTKEKIEEGSEADDDLDLELRLGHDP; encoded by the exons ATGGAATCATCAAACCAACATGATGAAGACTCGAAGAGCTCAAGCGACGAAGAAATTACCGATCGATCCTATCAAGATACAGGCACCGGCCGGTCCTATGAGTGTGTTTTTTGCAAGAGAGGCTTTACTACTGCTCAGGCTTTGGGAGGACATATGAATATTCATAGGAAAGATAGAGCCAAGTCAAGGCCTAGCTCAGTTCCTTCCTTTTCAAGCAAAGTTGATGAGGATTTTCCCAGTTTTCGAGGCTACCCTCCCCTTCAAAGTTACCCAGCTCACTATCCTACACCTCACGAG CATTTGTATCCATTCGGAGAAGATATTTGTAGAGGGAGTCTAAGCCAGCAAATCGATCCATCCCATGTAGATGATAAtaccaaagaaaaaatagaagaaggcAGTGAAGCAGATGATGATTTGGATTTGGAGCTTAGACTTGGTCATGATCCATAA
- the LOC7476896 gene encoding F-box/kelch-repeat protein OR23, translating to MAPSASSSSQLQINETQTLIPGIPNDIASQILSMIPYSHHSRIKPTCKSWHIFLSSTKTLFLLRHNLRHSNHLLIIFPQDPFISLPYLFDPQNLAWRPLPPMPCNPHVYGLCNFTSVSMGPNLYVLGGSLFDTRSYPIDRPSPTSSVFRFNFVDFLWEKLCPMISPRGSFACVAVPDWDQIIVAGGGSRHTWFGAAGSRISSVERYDVGKDEWVAIDGLPRYRAGCAGFLSGNGEEKEFWVVGGYGESRTISGIFPVDEYYKDAVVMDLEKNGCGKWREVGDMWGVAWRGRLGKIVVVEEEAEAEGLGVNQGRPVVFMLDGDEIFRYDMASNSWQKESSVPRKAPYNSSFGFVVLDGELHVMTPVQGGDLMETRRSRQQKRGGTLLVQIYHPKMKTWRSLVTKPPFYYPLDFKTAIMCTIQL from the exons atggCTCCATCTGCTTCATCGTCATCGCAGCTTCAAATTAATGaaacccaaaccctaatccCAGGTATTCCAAACGACATCGCTTCACAAATCCTGTCAATGATCCCGTACTCGCACCATTCACGCATCAAACCCACTTGCAAATCATGGCACATCTTTCTCTCCTCAACCAAAACCCTATTTTTACTCCGCCACAATCTCCGCCACTCCAACCACCTCTTAATCATCTTCCCGCAGGATCCATTCATCTCTTTGCCTTACCTATTCGATCCGCAAAACCTCGCTTGGCGTCCACTCCCACCCATGCCGTGTAACCCTCACGTTTACGGACTCTGTAATTTCACTTCGGTTTCGATGGGCCCTAATCTCTATGTCCTCGGTGGGTCCCTCTTCGACACCCGGTCTTACCCCATCGACCGTCCTTCGCCAACATCGTCTGTTTTTCGgtttaattttgttgatttccTGTGGGAGAAACTGTGTCCGATGATTTCCCCGCGTGGTTCTTTTGCTTGTGTGGCGGTTCCTGATTGGGACCAAATAATTGTGGCTGGAGGAGGGTCGAGGCATACATGGTTTGGTGCGGCGGGGAGTAGGATAAGTTCGGTGGAGAGGTATGATGTTGGGAAAGATGAGTGGGTGGCAATAGACGGGTTGCCGAGATACAGGGCAGGGTGTGCGGGGTTTTTGAGTGGGAATGGGGAGGAAAAGGAGTTTTGGGTAGTGGGAGGGTATGGAGAGTCGAGGACGATTTCGGGGATTTTTCCGGTAGATGAGTATTACAAGGATGCTGTTGTGATGGATCTGGAGAAGAATGGATGTGGGAAATGGAGGGAAGTTGGGGATATGTGGGGTGTTGCGTGGAGAGGGAGGCTCGGGAAGATTGTTGTTGTTGAGGAGGAGGCTGAAGCTGAGGGCTTGGGAGTGAATCAGGGTCGCCCTGTTGTCTTCATGCTTGATGGGGATGAGATTTTCAG ATATGACATGGCTTCAAACTCTTGGCAGAAAGAGTCCAGTGTACCTCGAAAAGCTCCTTACAACTCCTCATTTGGTTTTGTTGTGTTGGACGGTGAGCTACATGTAATGACTCCAGTGCAAGGAGGTGATTTGATGGAAACTCGAAGGTCACGGCAGCAGAAGAGGGGAGGAACACTTTTAGTTCAAATCTATCATCCTAAGATGAAGACATGGAGATCACTTGTTACAAAACCACCATTCTATTACCCATTGGATTTCAAGACTGCAATAATGTGCACCATCCAGCTTTAG